Proteins encoded in a region of the Stieleria neptunia genome:
- a CDS encoding DNA polymerase III subunit — MIANWTDLIGNRHLEQWFGNSIRQQRFGGSFLLVGPPGVGKRSVATLLARTLLCSRNPPEAMHPCGTCEACVQVDAETHPDLIRIRKPKDKTVIPVDLLIGRPEVRMQEGFCRDVRLSPYCGRRKVAILEDADFLNEEGANCLLKTLEEPPSDAVILLVGTSEQKQLPTIRSRCQVIRFAPLNAEEATRLIRDVQQIPADPAEISHAVEIAGGDVPAALRLLSDDSRRFRDALIGALANPFPDPIAIRRIVTTRVDEAGKEAPKKRAVLRDVFSMAIGHYRKTMREEAFASAPRPITLARLDRSVRALRELERMANVSTLVDCFAADIAAGQTGDRGEIGS; from the coding sequence ATGATCGCCAACTGGACCGATCTGATCGGAAACCGCCACCTGGAACAGTGGTTCGGTAACTCGATCCGGCAACAACGCTTCGGCGGCAGTTTCCTGCTGGTCGGCCCGCCCGGTGTCGGCAAACGCAGCGTCGCCACGTTGCTGGCCCGGACGCTGTTGTGCAGCCGCAATCCGCCCGAGGCGATGCACCCCTGCGGAACCTGTGAAGCGTGCGTCCAAGTCGACGCCGAAACCCATCCCGATCTGATTCGCATTCGCAAACCGAAAGACAAAACGGTGATCCCCGTCGACCTGTTGATCGGTCGCCCGGAAGTACGGATGCAAGAAGGATTCTGCCGCGATGTCCGGCTGAGTCCGTATTGTGGACGCCGCAAAGTCGCGATCCTGGAAGACGCCGATTTTCTGAACGAAGAAGGCGCCAATTGCCTGCTCAAGACGCTCGAAGAACCGCCCTCGGATGCCGTCATCCTGCTGGTCGGCACCAGCGAACAGAAGCAATTGCCCACCATCCGTTCCCGCTGCCAAGTGATTCGGTTTGCGCCCTTAAACGCCGAAGAAGCGACACGGTTGATCCGCGACGTCCAGCAAATCCCCGCCGACCCGGCCGAAATCTCTCACGCGGTCGAGATCGCCGGCGGAGACGTTCCGGCGGCACTGCGTCTGCTCAGCGACGACTCAAGACGCTTTCGCGATGCCCTGATCGGCGCCCTGGCGAACCCCTTCCCCGATCCGATCGCGATCCGACGGATCGTCACGACACGAGTGGACGAAGCCGGGAAAGAAGCCCCGAAAAAACGCGCCGTGTTGCGCGACGTTTTTTCGATGGCCATCGGACACTATCGCAAGACGATGCGAGAAGAAGCCTTCGCCTCGGCCCCGCGACCGATCACCCTGGCGCGGCTGGATCGCAGCGTACGAGCACTCCGCGAACTCGAACGGATGGCCAATGTCTCCACCCTGGTCGATTGCTTCGCCGCCGACATCGCCGCCGGGCAAACGGGTGACCGGGGTGAAATCGGCTCCTAA
- the rplC gene encoding 50S ribosomal protein L3 → MTQVYEEDGTVVPVTVVQAGPCNVLQIRSADRDGYSAVQLGFEDKPRRLASRAERGHVAKLDSKRSKKRADAGVELIEKAGCEPQRFVREFRGETDLSVGGTVTVESFEGVKRVDVTGTSKGRGFSGVMKRHNFSGQRATHGVKKVHRHAGGTGCSASPSRLFKGIRMAGQYGNAKITTRNLELVRIVAEDNLLLIRGAVPGPNGGLVTIRQTNKVG, encoded by the coding sequence ATGACTCAGGTCTACGAAGAGGACGGTACCGTCGTCCCCGTGACCGTGGTTCAGGCCGGCCCGTGCAATGTGCTCCAGATTCGCTCTGCTGATCGCGACGGCTATAGTGCTGTCCAACTGGGTTTTGAAGACAAGCCGCGACGACTCGCCAGTCGGGCGGAGCGTGGTCACGTGGCCAAGCTTGATAGCAAGCGGTCCAAGAAACGTGCCGACGCCGGCGTCGAGTTGATTGAAAAGGCCGGTTGTGAGCCGCAGCGATTCGTTCGCGAATTCCGCGGCGAAACCGACTTGTCGGTCGGTGGCACCGTTACGGTCGAGTCTTTTGAGGGTGTGAAACGCGTCGATGTGACCGGCACCAGCAAGGGCCGCGGGTTTTCCGGTGTCATGAAGCGGCACAATTTCTCCGGCCAGCGTGCCACGCACGGCGTGAAGAAAGTGCACCGCCACGCCGGTGGTACCGGTTGCAGTGCATCGCCGAGCCGTCTGTTTAAGGGTATTCGCATGGCGGGCCAGTATGGAAACGCCAAAATCACGACGCGGAACCTGGAGTTGGTGCGAATCGTCGCCGAAGACAATTTGTTGTTGATCCGCGGTGCCGTCCCCGGGCCGAACGGTGGCCTGGTGACGATCCGTCAAACGAACAAGGTGGGTTAG
- a CDS encoding L-threonylcarbamoyladenylate synthase has translation MTKVLDLRETDDPSDIIHRTVQALTEGQVVAFPTDTVYGVAAHALDAQAVEKLIAIKGRGEAPMAISVRSRQAAEDFFCEASPVARRLSHRCWPGPLTLVTPCENDHSAVHQLPASVRRRIAGPSGGVGFRVVDHRILQSIHRFMAAPLVLTSANLTGKPTQTTAAGVLEQLSGTLPLLLDDGPTRYGGASTVVRVIGKRWELLREGVIERAAMNQFVKPVIVMVCTGNTCRSPMAETLMRELLRKKMGREDAVRVLSAGVAASAGGSASPQSIEVMGERKLDLTGHASQPLGDDIMNVADLVLTMTRSHRAAILAAWPDMHDRVFTLRHDGGDISDPIGMPVDAYRQCADQMEGELEKWFERLDDDFFPEVSDGDQESA, from the coding sequence ATGACCAAAGTTCTTGATCTTCGCGAAACCGACGACCCCAGCGACATCATCCACCGCACCGTCCAAGCGTTGACCGAAGGGCAGGTGGTGGCGTTTCCGACCGACACGGTGTATGGGGTGGCCGCACATGCGTTGGATGCCCAAGCGGTGGAGAAATTGATCGCGATCAAGGGGCGGGGCGAGGCACCGATGGCGATTTCGGTGCGGAGTCGTCAGGCGGCCGAAGATTTTTTCTGTGAAGCGTCCCCGGTCGCACGTCGGCTGAGCCACCGCTGTTGGCCCGGTCCGTTGACCCTGGTCACCCCCTGTGAAAACGACCACTCCGCGGTGCACCAGTTGCCCGCCTCGGTCCGCCGGCGGATCGCCGGACCCAGCGGGGGGGTCGGGTTTCGCGTCGTCGACCACCGAATTTTGCAGTCGATTCACCGATTTATGGCCGCCCCGTTGGTGCTGACGAGTGCCAATTTAACCGGGAAACCGACGCAAACGACCGCCGCCGGCGTCCTCGAGCAGCTCTCCGGCACGCTACCACTGCTGCTCGACGACGGCCCCACGCGTTATGGTGGGGCATCCACGGTGGTCCGGGTGATCGGAAAACGTTGGGAACTGTTGCGAGAAGGAGTGATCGAGCGAGCCGCCATGAATCAATTCGTCAAACCCGTTATTGTAATGGTATGCACCGGCAACACCTGTCGCAGCCCGATGGCGGAAACCCTGATGCGTGAACTACTGCGAAAAAAGATGGGTCGGGAAGATGCCGTCCGGGTGCTTTCGGCCGGCGTCGCCGCCTCGGCCGGTGGCAGCGCGAGCCCACAATCGATCGAGGTGATGGGAGAGCGTAAACTGGACTTAACCGGACACGCCAGCCAACCGCTTGGTGATGACATCATGAACGTCGCCGATCTCGTCTTGACGATGACCCGTTCGCACCGTGCGGCCATCTTGGCCGCGTGGCCCGACATGCACGATCGGGTGTTCACCTTGCGTCACGACGGCGGCGACATTTCCGATCCGATCGGGATGCCCGTCGATGCGTACCGACAGTGTGCCGACCAGATGGAAGGCGAGCTGGAAAAATGGTTCGAGCGTCTGGACGACGACTTTTTTCCCGAGGTCTCCGACGGAGATCAGGAGTCTGCGTAA
- a CDS encoding NHL repeat-containing protein — MRHLRQPALRQSTPMPRRAMLKRAGLGTAALLTAAATGCVPASGHGQTELVWGRRGQSSGRFLKPRAITIDRNDQLYIVDTTGRIQVFDRDGNWLRQWRTPETKNGRPTGLAIQHGRRPEDDLLLVADTHYYRMLVYRLDGQRIESKEIGGQPGRDPGQFAFVTDAVSDDDGCYYIGEYGDSDRIQKFDPDGNFMTQWGGTGREQKKFVRPQSLVIAGDVLWIADACNHRIQRYDISGPAPRWIDAWGQQGQQPGQFHYPYDLALLADGGVLVCEYGNQRIQRLAADGTPLSIWGAPGFEIGQLYQPWGLVVDSKNRMHVLDSNNHRIQRTRLPVS, encoded by the coding sequence ATGAGACACCTGCGACAACCGGCCCTGCGACAATCAACCCCGATGCCGCGTCGCGCGATGCTGAAGCGGGCAGGGCTCGGCACCGCAGCGTTGCTCACCGCCGCCGCGACGGGCTGTGTGCCGGCCAGCGGACACGGCCAGACGGAATTGGTCTGGGGCAGACGGGGACAGAGCTCGGGCCGTTTCCTCAAGCCTCGCGCCATCACCATCGATCGCAACGATCAGCTTTACATCGTCGATACCACCGGTCGCATCCAAGTCTTTGATCGCGACGGGAATTGGTTGCGCCAATGGCGAACGCCGGAGACGAAAAACGGGCGGCCGACGGGGCTGGCGATCCAACACGGGCGACGCCCCGAAGACGATTTGTTACTCGTCGCCGATACCCACTATTATCGCATGCTGGTCTACCGCCTCGATGGCCAACGGATCGAGTCCAAAGAAATCGGCGGCCAGCCGGGGCGAGACCCGGGCCAATTCGCCTTCGTCACCGATGCCGTTTCGGACGACGACGGCTGTTATTACATCGGCGAATACGGCGATTCCGACCGCATCCAGAAATTTGATCCCGATGGCAACTTCATGACCCAGTGGGGCGGGACGGGACGCGAGCAGAAAAAATTTGTTCGTCCGCAAAGCCTGGTGATCGCCGGCGACGTGTTGTGGATCGCCGATGCGTGTAACCATCGGATTCAACGCTACGACATCAGCGGCCCGGCGCCACGCTGGATCGACGCCTGGGGCCAACAAGGCCAGCAACCCGGCCAGTTCCATTATCCCTATGACTTGGCGCTGCTGGCCGACGGCGGCGTGCTGGTGTGCGAATACGGCAACCAGCGGATTCAACGCCTGGCCGCCGACGGCACGCCGCTGTCGATCTGGGGCGCGCCGGGGTTCGAAATCGGCCAGCTCTACCAGCCCTGGGGGCTGGTCGTCGATTCGAAAAACAGGATGCACGTGCTGGACAGCAACAACCACCGCATCCAACGCACCCGTTTGCCGGTCTCGTGA
- a CDS encoding SpoIIE family protein phosphatase, whose amino-acid sequence MDSAAGAISGGPERFELAEEETSIGRHPDCHIVVDAGAVSRFHAKVVRQNGQYTVFDQGSRNGTFLNGQLLSGGQVLREGDRIRISDIELIFHGDSYPEFAAGGASELTFSGSSFGIVMVDDESDNSRVVTPQVEFEKSGEGLKMRATPEAKLEALLKINRNLSNTLSLDSVLPGILDSLFAIFPSADRGFIVMETEDGGLQTRWIKTRQARDETETVRISRTIIRRVISSGEALLSFDAMQDSRFDSSESIADFSIKSMICAPLGDSDGNRFGAIQIDSTQGRGQFVEEDIDLLAGIAAQAGILITNAQMHERALQQREVEQDLKLATDVQKAFLPQRSPDATGYAVESYYQAANHIGGDYFDYIQLSDGKIGIVVADVVGHGVAAAMYMAKLSAETRFCLAGDPDVARAIEKLNDRMSELGVERFATFLLVVVDPASPHVTIVNAGHMPPIWRHARSGEITEPGGEESGLPIAIYAGIEYEAVRVEVEPGDVLLMYTDGVNEAMDAEDNEFGIESIRKLAAMESEAGAIKDRVVEAVLKHVGDAPPFDDMCMVVIQRTQPPEPPPETQPETPSDAEPTAPVDTVDDDEIDTALR is encoded by the coding sequence GTGGACTCCGCCGCTGGCGCGATCAGCGGCGGGCCGGAACGTTTTGAACTGGCCGAGGAAGAGACTTCGATCGGACGCCATCCCGATTGCCATATCGTGGTCGATGCCGGCGCCGTCAGCCGATTCCATGCCAAGGTCGTTCGCCAGAACGGCCAGTACACGGTGTTCGATCAAGGCAGCCGCAACGGCACCTTCCTGAACGGCCAGCTGCTCTCCGGCGGCCAGGTGCTGCGGGAGGGCGACCGGATCCGGATCAGCGATATCGAACTGATCTTCCACGGCGATAGCTATCCCGAATTCGCGGCCGGCGGGGCTTCGGAATTGACGTTCAGCGGTTCCAGTTTCGGAATCGTGATGGTCGACGACGAATCGGATAACTCGCGCGTCGTCACACCGCAGGTGGAGTTCGAAAAATCGGGCGAAGGCCTGAAGATGAGAGCGACGCCCGAGGCGAAGCTTGAGGCATTGCTGAAGATCAACCGCAACCTCAGCAACACGCTCTCGCTGGACAGCGTGTTGCCGGGAATTCTGGACAGTCTGTTCGCGATCTTTCCTTCGGCCGACCGCGGTTTCATCGTGATGGAGACCGAAGACGGCGGGCTGCAGACCCGCTGGATCAAAACCCGTCAGGCTCGTGACGAAACCGAAACGGTGCGGATCAGCCGGACCATCATTCGCCGCGTGATCTCAAGCGGTGAAGCCCTGCTGTCGTTTGACGCCATGCAGGACAGCCGATTCGACAGCAGCGAATCGATCGCAGACTTTTCGATCAAGAGCATGATCTGTGCACCGCTGGGCGACTCCGACGGCAATCGGTTCGGGGCCATTCAAATCGATTCCACCCAAGGGCGTGGCCAGTTCGTCGAAGAGGACATCGATCTGTTGGCCGGCATTGCGGCCCAGGCGGGCATTCTGATCACCAACGCTCAGATGCACGAACGGGCATTGCAACAACGCGAGGTCGAGCAAGACCTGAAGCTGGCAACGGATGTCCAAAAGGCGTTTTTGCCCCAGCGGTCGCCCGACGCGACCGGCTACGCCGTGGAAAGCTATTACCAGGCGGCCAATCACATCGGAGGCGATTACTTCGACTACATCCAGTTGTCCGACGGGAAAATCGGAATCGTGGTCGCCGATGTCGTCGGACACGGCGTGGCGGCGGCGATGTACATGGCCAAATTGTCCGCCGAAACGCGGTTCTGCTTGGCCGGTGACCCGGACGTCGCCCGGGCGATCGAAAAATTGAACGATCGCATGAGCGAGCTGGGCGTCGAGCGATTCGCGACGTTCTTGCTGGTCGTCGTCGATCCGGCCAGCCCCCACGTGACGATCGTCAACGCCGGGCACATGCCTCCGATTTGGCGGCACGCCCGCAGCGGCGAAATCACCGAACCCGGCGGCGAAGAATCAGGGCTGCCGATCGCAATCTATGCCGGAATCGAATACGAAGCGGTCCGCGTCGAGGTGGAACCCGGTGACGTGCTGTTGATGTACACCGATGGCGTCAACGAAGCGATGGACGCCGAGGACAACGAGTTCGGGATCGAATCGATTCGCAAGCTCGCCGCAATGGAGAGCGAAGCCGGGGCGATTAAAGACCGCGTCGTCGAGGCGGTGCTGAAACACGTCGGTGACGCCCCGCCGTTTGACGACATGTGCATGGTGGTGATCCAGCGGACGCAGCCTCCCGAGCCACCGCCGGAGACCCAGCCAGAGACCCCGTCCGACGCCGAGCCGACCGCTCCGGTCGATACGGTCGATGACGACGAGATCGATACGGCGCTGCGATGA
- a CDS encoding DUF3750 domain-containing protein: MTAEAVTVELWAARLPGPFRFAEHCWLLIRRGDQCDRWEVWQDADFGGESWGHLHRNLMAPTAGIRNHPAYFLHRWCDHEAARIAIRTDAAPDSYPWCRTYRYVPGPNSNTFVQWCLEDRYRLSWRSVGAGYARRMRKDGSKQGWGKQ; encoded by the coding sequence ATGACAGCCGAAGCCGTCACCGTGGAACTCTGGGCGGCCCGTCTGCCGGGCCCCTTCCGATTTGCCGAGCATTGCTGGCTGCTGATCCGTCGCGGCGACCAATGCGACCGCTGGGAAGTCTGGCAAGACGCGGATTTCGGCGGAGAAAGCTGGGGGCATCTGCATCGAAATCTGATGGCACCGACCGCCGGCATTCGCAACCACCCCGCGTACTTTCTGCATCGGTGGTGCGATCACGAAGCCGCTCGGATTGCGATTCGGACCGACGCGGCGCCCGATTCCTATCCGTGGTGCAGGACCTATCGCTACGTCCCCGGCCCCAACAGCAACACCTTCGTCCAGTGGTGCCTGGAAGACCGCTATCGACTTTCCTGGCGAAGCGTCGGAGCGGGGTACGCGCGACGGATGCGGAAAGATGGGTCAAAACAGGGGTGGGGCAAACAATGA
- the rpiB gene encoding ribose 5-phosphate isomerase B: protein MRISLGSDHRGVQIKARLIQSLTANSYEILDEGTFNDSSVDYPDFAEVVARRVSDGQADRGILICGTGIGMAITANKFAGVRAAPCYDEVMVEMSRRHNDVNVLCLPGDLIGERSIDDLVLRWLQTEFDGGRHAERIAKIEKIEKENVNGPNCHSNNRAAGHTTAADSQAS from the coding sequence ATGCGTATTTCACTCGGCAGCGATCATCGCGGCGTGCAGATCAAAGCACGCCTGATCCAATCCCTGACCGCCAACTCGTACGAGATCCTCGACGAAGGCACCTTCAACGACTCCTCGGTCGATTACCCGGACTTTGCCGAAGTGGTCGCCCGGCGCGTCAGCGACGGCCAGGCGGATCGAGGCATCCTGATCTGCGGCACCGGCATCGGCATGGCCATCACCGCCAACAAATTCGCCGGCGTCCGCGCGGCGCCCTGTTACGACGAAGTGATGGTCGAAATGAGCCGGCGGCACAACGATGTCAACGTGCTCTGTCTGCCCGGCGATCTGATCGGCGAACGTTCCATCGACGACCTGGTCCTTCGCTGGCTGCAAACCGAATTTGACGGCGGCCGCCACGCCGAACGGATCGCCAAGATCGAGAAGATCGAAAAGGAAAACGTAAACGGCCCCAATTGCCACAGCAACAACCGTGCGGCCGGTCACACGACCGCGGCGGATTCCCAGGCCTCATGA
- a CDS encoding thiamine-phosphate kinase, whose product MEQSFLAYLKGRTRSLPQVTVGIGDDAAVIQSPASPSIVCTDQIIDGVDFAIDEHDLADVGFKAMAINLSDIAAMGAIPTSALVTLTLPKQNATKIAGEVYEGILEAAKQFDVAIAGGDLSTYDGPLAISITLLGHVSDGDPWLRSGAVEGDVVLASGGFGGSIGGRHLRPTPRIELASAIRKQATVHAAIDVSDGLSLDLDRMCASSGYGVELDVDAIPIHPDAIKLSAKTGREPFQHAWSDGEDFELLLTVAPADAEQLLAADLPAPLTAIGKIVGRTGLWRIHEGKYLRLSPQGYIHGE is encoded by the coding sequence ATGGAACAGTCTTTTCTCGCTTATTTGAAAGGCCGCACGCGGTCGTTGCCGCAGGTCACCGTCGGGATCGGTGACGACGCCGCCGTGATCCAATCCCCCGCCTCGCCGTCCATCGTCTGCACGGACCAGATCATCGACGGCGTCGATTTTGCGATCGACGAACACGACCTGGCTGACGTCGGCTTTAAGGCGATGGCGATCAATTTGAGTGACATCGCCGCGATGGGAGCGATCCCGACCAGCGCCCTGGTCACCCTCACCCTGCCCAAACAAAACGCCACGAAGATCGCCGGAGAGGTTTACGAAGGGATCCTCGAAGCGGCCAAGCAGTTCGACGTCGCCATCGCCGGCGGAGATCTGTCGACCTATGACGGCCCCCTGGCGATCAGCATCACCTTGCTCGGCCACGTGAGCGACGGCGATCCCTGGTTGCGGAGCGGTGCCGTCGAAGGCGATGTCGTGTTGGCCAGCGGCGGCTTTGGCGGCAGCATCGGAGGACGGCACCTGCGGCCGACCCCGCGCATCGAACTCGCCTCGGCGATTCGAAAACAGGCCACCGTCCACGCGGCGATCGATGTCAGCGACGGCCTGTCCCTGGACCTGGACCGGATGTGCGCCAGCAGCGGATACGGCGTCGAACTGGATGTCGACGCGATCCCGATCCACCCCGATGCGATCAAGCTGTCCGCCAAGACGGGCCGCGAGCCGTTCCAACACGCCTGGAGCGACGGCGAGGATTTCGAACTGTTGCTGACCGTCGCACCGGCCGACGCCGAACAACTGCTGGCGGCCGACCTGCCGGCCCCGCTGACCGCGATCGGAAAAATCGTCGGACGCACCGGGCTGTGGAGAATCCATGAAGGCAAGTACTTGAGACTTTCGCCGCAAGGCTACATTCACGGGGAGTGA
- the mdh gene encoding malate dehydrogenase, whose translation MRRAKITVIGAGNVGATCAHWCAAAELGDIVLLDIPQTEDMPAGKALDLMQSSPIMGFDSTIVGTTSYDDAADSDVIVVTAGIPRKPGMSRDDLLSTNARIITSVGEEIKKSSPNAVVIVVSNPLDAMVQQMWKVTGFDRSKVCGQAGVLDTARYRTFLAMELGVSVEDISALLMGGHGDTMVPIPSCTSVGGIPVTQLIDPARLEEIVERTRKGGAEIVSLLKTGSAYYAPAAACAQMVEAVVKDKKRCIPVAALCESEYGVGGYYVGVPVIMGSAGVEKVIELNLTESETADFQKSVDAVKGLVASMDALLAG comes from the coding sequence ATGCGTCGCGCAAAAATCACCGTCATCGGAGCTGGTAACGTCGGAGCAACCTGTGCACATTGGTGTGCCGCTGCGGAGCTCGGTGACATTGTCCTGTTGGATATTCCCCAAACCGAAGACATGCCGGCCGGGAAAGCACTCGACCTGATGCAGTCGTCGCCGATCATGGGATTCGATTCCACGATCGTGGGAACCACCAGTTACGACGACGCGGCGGACAGCGACGTGATCGTCGTCACCGCCGGAATCCCGCGAAAACCCGGCATGAGCCGCGATGACTTGCTGAGCACCAACGCGCGGATCATCACCAGCGTCGGCGAAGAGATCAAGAAATCCAGCCCCAACGCCGTCGTGATCGTCGTCAGCAACCCGCTCGACGCGATGGTCCAGCAGATGTGGAAGGTCACCGGTTTCGATCGCTCCAAAGTCTGCGGGCAAGCCGGCGTTCTGGACACCGCGCGATACCGCACGTTCTTGGCGATGGAACTGGGCGTCAGTGTCGAAGACATCAGCGCACTGCTGATGGGCGGTCACGGCGACACGATGGTTCCGATCCCCAGTTGCACCAGCGTCGGCGGGATTCCGGTGACCCAGTTGATCGACCCGGCACGCCTGGAAGAAATCGTCGAGCGAACCCGCAAGGGCGGTGCGGAAATCGTCTCGTTGCTGAAGACCGGTAGCGCCTACTACGCCCCCGCGGCCGCCTGTGCCCAGATGGTCGAAGCGGTCGTCAAAGACAAGAAACGCTGCATCCCCGTCGCCGCACTGTGCGAAAGCGAATACGGCGTCGGCGGCTACTACGTCGGTGTGCCCGTGATCATGGGCAGCGCCGGTGTGGAAAAGGTGATCGAATTGAACCTGACCGAATCCGAAACGGCTGATTTCCAAAAGAGCGTCGACGCGGTCAAGGGCTTGGTCGCATCGATGGACGCGTTACTCGCCGGTTAG
- the tig gene encoding trigger factor encodes MSTSIDSPENAEEATPLQLEVQVSSPQACVRDVVVTVPESEVKRYLKDAYDELVPEAQVPGFRSGRAPRRLVEKQFKDRVVEQVKGKLLMDSLSQVTESQDFSAISEPDFDYNSIPDPGEGPFSFQFSIEVRPEFETPNWKGLELTKPVENIDDDAVSAALQRVLNDRASFEATDEPAELGDKLVVTIRFKEGDEVISTMEEENITLAQALSLSDAVCESFGADVAGKKEGDTVTTAVKLGESDGDADDARTITAEVELVEVQKLENVELTSDVLEELGDFESEEELREFVKDSLVRQAEYRTQQAVRQKVTNLLAESVTFDLPEDLVRRQTNRELQRRVLEMRRNGFDDTTIRGIVNALQQNARASTETALREHFVLEQIAEEQSIDAEPQEFENEIMLISQQSGQSLRATRARLEKTGQMDALRNQIVERKVIELVVENAKVTEEEVSAEMDDPTKDSYPVSHSVFGTKADSEIPEAKYEDNSVPESPLPGSSDQDKD; translated from the coding sequence ATGTCCACGTCCATAGATTCCCCCGAAAACGCCGAAGAAGCGACCCCACTCCAACTGGAGGTCCAGGTCAGCTCCCCGCAGGCGTGTGTCCGCGATGTTGTCGTGACTGTTCCCGAGTCCGAAGTCAAACGCTACCTGAAGGACGCGTATGATGAATTGGTGCCGGAGGCTCAGGTGCCAGGTTTCCGCAGCGGGCGTGCACCGCGCCGTCTGGTGGAAAAACAGTTCAAAGACCGAGTGGTCGAGCAGGTCAAAGGCAAGTTGTTGATGGACAGCCTTTCGCAGGTCACCGAAAGCCAAGACTTTTCGGCGATCAGCGAGCCGGACTTCGACTACAACTCGATCCCCGATCCCGGCGAAGGCCCCTTCTCGTTCCAATTCTCGATCGAAGTGCGTCCCGAGTTTGAGACTCCCAACTGGAAAGGGCTGGAGCTGACCAAGCCGGTCGAAAACATCGACGACGACGCGGTCAGCGCGGCGTTGCAGCGGGTGCTCAATGACCGGGCTTCCTTTGAAGCGACCGACGAACCGGCTGAACTGGGCGACAAGCTGGTCGTCACGATTCGCTTCAAAGAAGGCGACGAAGTCATTTCGACGATGGAAGAAGAAAACATCACGTTGGCGCAGGCACTGTCGCTCAGTGACGCCGTCTGCGAATCCTTCGGCGCCGATGTCGCCGGCAAGAAGGAAGGCGATACCGTGACCACGGCGGTCAAGCTGGGTGAGTCGGACGGCGATGCCGACGACGCCCGCACGATCACGGCCGAAGTCGAACTGGTGGAAGTTCAGAAACTCGAAAACGTCGAACTGACCAGCGACGTGCTCGAAGAACTCGGCGACTTTGAATCCGAAGAAGAGCTTCGCGAATTCGTCAAAGATTCGCTGGTTCGTCAAGCCGAATACCGCACCCAACAAGCCGTTCGCCAAAAGGTGACCAACCTGTTGGCCGAGTCGGTCACGTTTGATTTGCCCGAAGACCTGGTGCGTCGTCAAACCAATCGCGAGCTGCAACGACGCGTGTTGGAAATGCGTCGCAACGGATTCGACGACACGACGATCCGCGGGATCGTCAATGCACTGCAGCAGAACGCCCGTGCGTCGACCGAGACGGCGTTGCGTGAGCACTTTGTGCTCGAGCAGATCGCCGAAGAGCAGTCGATCGACGCCGAGCCGCAGGAATTCGAAAACGAAATCATGTTGATTTCGCAGCAGTCCGGACAAAGTCTGCGAGCCACCCGGGCGCGGCTGGAAAAGACCGGACAGATGGATGCACTGCGCAATCAAATCGTCGAGCGAAAGGTGATCGAATTGGTCGTCGAGAACGCCAAGGTTACCGAAGAAGAGGTTTCGGCTGAGATGGATGATCCGACCAAGGACTCCTATCCGGTGTCGCACAGCGTCTTCGGAACGAAAGCCGATTCGGAAATTCCGGAAGCGAAGTACGAGGACAACAGCGTCCCCGAGTCGCCGCTGCCGGGTTCGTCCGATCAAGACAAGGATTGA
- the rpsJ gene encoding 30S ribosomal protein S10 has translation MSAGANEVIRIRMEAYDHSVLDQSAQEIVDTVKRTHSEVHGPIPLPTRIERYTVLSSPFVNKKARQQYEIRTHKRLIDIVQATAKTIEALNKLSLPAGVDIKIKASAR, from the coding sequence GTGTCAGCCGGAGCCAACGAAGTCATTCGGATCCGTATGGAAGCATACGATCACTCCGTGCTCGATCAGAGTGCCCAGGAGATTGTGGATACGGTCAAGCGAACGCACAGCGAAGTCCACGGGCCGATCCCGTTGCCGACTCGCATCGAGCGCTACACCGTTCTTTCAAGCCCGTTTGTGAACAAGAAGGCTCGTCAGCAGTACGAGATTCGAACCCATAAACGCTTGATCGACATCGTTCAGGCAACTGCCAAGACGATCGAAGCACTGAACAAACTGAGTCTGCCCGCCGGGGTGGATATCAAAATCAAAGCTTCGGCTCGATAG
- a CDS encoding acylphosphatase, which yields MNVRLIARYRGRVQGVGFRATVLFHASGLDIHGFVRNQPDGSVLVDADGPKSQLKELIRRIESRPAGSIDDCEVTWVDSLQRNRGFSIG from the coding sequence ATGAACGTTCGTTTGATCGCACGCTACCGTGGCCGCGTTCAAGGCGTCGGGTTTCGAGCGACGGTGCTGTTTCACGCCAGCGGCCTGGATATCCATGGCTTCGTTCGCAATCAGCCCGACGGAAGCGTCTTGGTCGACGCCGATGGGCCCAAGAGCCAGTTAAAGGAACTGATCCGCCGGATCGAGTCGCGGCCGGCCGGTTCGATCGACGATTGCGAAGTGACGTGGGTAGATTCGCTGCAACGCAATCGTGGTTTTTCCATCGGCTAA